The following proteins are encoded in a genomic region of Populus trichocarpa isolate Nisqually-1 chromosome 13, P.trichocarpa_v4.1, whole genome shotgun sequence:
- the LOC7478900 gene encoding uncharacterized protein LOC7478900, which produces MDFQKKRVQLLAFIVGIIALSITAEKCRQLVGDDNSSQSGKFTIFDCFDMGSGTLACAVKEGVKLYVYNIRSAHVERARNLAIERSLLDAVGQGMSPQDAAKTAQKEGTKAAKLAKQQAKRIVGPVISSGWDFFEALYYGGTITEGFLRGSGTLVGAYAGGFLGDERLGRVGYLVGSHLGSWVGGRIGLMVYDVVDGVHYLLQFVQGEDSEVYESPPDESPESYEHSEFR; this is translated from the coding sequence CTGAAAAGTGTCGGCAACTGGTTGGGGACGATAATTCTTCCCAGAGTGGGAAGTTTACAATCTTTGACTGCTTTGACATGGGCTCCGGAACCCTAGCATGTGCGGTGAAAGAGGGTGTGAAGTTGTATGTCTACAATATCAGATCTGCTCATGTTGAGAGAGCGAGGAATCTTGCAATTGAGCGTTCATTACTTGATGCAGTGGGACAGGGAATGTCTCCGCAGGATGCGGCAAAAACAGCACAGAAAGAAGGGACAAAGGCTGCAAAACTGGCGAAGCAGCAAGCAAAACGCATCGTAGGTCCTGTTATCTCTTCTGGATGGGACTTTTTTGAAGCTCTTTACTATGGTGGTACCATAACAGAAGGTTTCCTCAGGGGCAGTGGAACATTGGTTGGTGCCTATGCTGGAGGTTTTCTTGGTGATGAAAGGCTTGGACGTGTTGGTTATCTTGTTGGAAGTCATTTGGGCAGTTGGGTTGGAGGTAGGATAGGACTGATGGTGTACGATGTGGTAGATGGAGTTCATTACTTGCTTCAGTTTGTTCAAGGAGAAGACAGTGAAGTGTATGAATCTCCTCCTGATGAAAGTCCTGAATCATATGAACATTCCGAATTTAGGTGA